From Dehalococcoidales bacterium:
ACTAGTCTTACTTCACCGTAGGCAGTCCGGCCGCCCTCCAGGCAACTATTCCCCCCCCGATGTCGTATATCTTCTCAAAGCCAAGCTCGACCATCATCCCCCGGCTTTGACCGCTGCGGTTGCCGCTCTGGCAGTAGATAAGGTAAGTCTTGCTCCGGTCAAGTGCGCTGATACGGTCGCGGAAGTCAGCGGCGTAGAAATCAATATTAACGGAGCCCACGATATGTCCGTCGTTGTACTCCTGCGGTGTACGCACATCAATGATGATGAAGTCCGGGTTGTTACCGTTTTCCTGTATCAAGGCAGTGGCCTCCTGCGGAGAGATGACTTGAGCGCCGGTCTGGGCGCAGCCAGCCGCCATGACCAGCCCGAAGACCACTAACAGCGCCAGCGCGCCGAAATATTTTCTCTTGGTCCCTGTCATAACCTTTGTTTCCTCCCCTGGTATGTTTCTCCTGATTACATTATAAGCCGTGAGCTTCTAAAAGTCACTGAGCGGAGCTTGGCTGAGGGGAGCCAGGAAAGAGGTGTCATTATGGCCGGTAAGGACAAAACGACCTCTTTCATGACTGAAGGTAGTAATTCCACAGTTGTCCTGCCTGATGTTCCAGAAGTGGGAGTTGTCCAGTCCCAGCAGAGCGCAGATCAGCACCTTGTTCACCACGCGGTGAGATACCAGGACAACAATGCCGATGTGCCTGGCTATTACCTCATCCACCAGGCTGAGCGCCCTCTGCCTGACGGCATCCAGGCTCTCCGCCTCCGGTATTTTTACCCGGTGAGGGGTATTAACCCATTCATCATAAAGCTGTGGATACCTCTCCTTGACCTGTTTACTGGGTAGCCCCTGCCACTTCCCGAAATCAAGGTCATTCAACCCGGAGGCGATCTCTACCCGGAGATTATGATGGTGGGCAATCGCCTCCGCCGTTTTGAGGGCGCGCTGCAGGGGACCGGAGTAAACAGCTTCAATATCCGCTTTGTTGAGGAATTCCGCCAGCAGTTCCGCCTGGTTGATTCCGGTGGCGTTCAAATCAACATCAGCCCTGCCGCGGAATATTTCCTCGACGTTCCATGCCGTCTCTCCGTGTCTGGCTAGAATAATTTTGGTCATTTGTTTTATCTTACCATCCGCGCTCTGATCTATTATAATTCAAATCACTACCGGCTTTATCCCCAGCCGTTTAATAATTGAAATAACTTCCGCTTTCAGTTCCTCATTATCAGCAGTAAAAAAGAGGTGGCTGCAGCAGCGGCAATCGCTGCAGCCAAAGCCGGGGATGGAATCGAACTGCTGGCTGAGTGCCCGGGCCATGGCGCATTCAACCCTGTCCGTAGTCGGGCACAGTGCCATCTCGTTTATTGACGCCTCCCGTAGCAGGTAGTCGATGTGCCAGCGGGGCCTTTTATCCGCTCTAAGGTGGCGGTTTAGCCTGGCTTTGTATCCGCCCAGTGCGGAGCCGACATAAGCATAGTAACCACGGGGAAAACAGACTGTTTTAAGACTGCCCACGGAAATCGCCTGCTCACCGGGGAGGCTGATGAGCAGGATATAGCTCCCCTTTCCGGCCATGTCTAAACCGGTCTTTGCCAGACTGCCAAGATTCTCCAGTTATTCCTTGTCCTCCATCTTCTCGACCTCGATGGTGCATTCCGTGACCAGTGCGGCGAAAGCGCCCAGGGCGGCCAGCAGGGGCGCGGCAATAATTGCAATAGCTGTTGCCGGGGCACCTATTGACAGCGGAATTTCGATAACGGTGCGTCCTTCGTGGAGTAAGCGTACTCTCCTGATATTGCCTTCATGGATAAGCTGTTTTACTTTTTCCACCACCTGACTTCCCGATACGGTATATTTTTCTGTCATTATCGTCCTCCTGCATTATCAGAACCAGCCGAGGCGGAGCGGAGTGCGGTACACCCGCCAGGCGAAGAGGGCTGCGGCTACCACGAACACAATCGCGAGCCAGGGCACGTAGCTCCAGGTGACTCTTACCCCCATGATGATGGCGGTCAGCACCAGGAAAAGGCAGATACCCGCCAGGCGTTTGCGCCGGCCGCGCCAGTCCATCAGGGTGGGCCTGTCTGCAGTTGGGACTTCTTCTCCGGGCTTCACTTTATCCAGGACGCTCTCAATGCGGGGTTGTATATTGAAGTGGACGTAGCTCAGCAGTGAAACCAGCAGGGCGGTTACTCCCAGTTTGGTAATCAATGCCCAGTCGGCCCATGCCCATCCCCGTGCCCAGACCAGCAGGATACCGGTCACCACGAGGACGGTCAGGTAAGCGTAGCAGCGTACCGGCTGGTTCTTGATGATATTCTCCAGATAGCGGTCGGTATTGTAGTTAGGTGGAACGGTAAAGCGGGCGCGCTCATTAACGGTGACCAGGGCGTAGAGCGGGGCAGCCATGAAGAGCATCGCCAGCAGGTGGAAGAGCAAGACCACAATTCGTGCTTCCGTCGGCATTACAACCCTCCTTTTCTACTTGTTCCTGTCTTATACTACAGGAGATGAGCCCTGTCAATGGTTTGGTTGGTCTGACGCTTCAGCGATGAACATTCCGTGCCAGGCATGGTACCAGATTTCGCCGGAGTAGCCGTTGACGCTCAGCATACCGTAATGCTTGCCTTCAAATTCAGTCATTATCGTGTAGTAGCCGTAGTAAGCGACGATTTCATCAGCCTCGGTGCCGGGGTAGACAACGGCCAGAAAGTTTCGGGCGATTTCCAAAGCCTGCGCTGATGAAACTGTCATCTGCGCTGACTGGTAGCCGCCCATCATGCCATACTTCCTGTTCCAGGTCATGCTCTGCGGCTCGGGCTGAAGGTTGCCGCTGTACCGGTCGATGATGACTTCAATGGCTCCCCTCCCCGTGCTTACTTCAACCAGCGCCACATAAAAGTTATGGGAGTACTCCTCGAACTCGTCAATAATAAGGTCAGGATTGTTCAAGGATGCAAGATACCGCCCGGCAATTTGTCTGGCATCATCATGGGACAGCGCTGTTGGAACTCCGGAGTAGTAGCCCGTCATCCCTCCCATCATGGGCATGCCCTCCATCATATCCGGACCCATACCACCCGTCCCGTAAGGATAGGGCTGCTCCGAACCCGGTACCTGAGGCCCCATCATGCCACCACCTTGACCACCCATCATGCCGCCACCCCCGGACGGTCCCCAGACCGGAGCGCAGGAGACCAGACCCAGCAAGGTCGTTAGCACTACGGAAATGACCGCCAAATGTCTCAGTCTCATCAATAGTCTCCGATAACCTTCAAATCAGGTCTTTTTTCTTCTCTTCAAACTCTTCTTTGTCTATCTCGCCCCGTGCGTATCTCTTTTTAAGCACCTCCAGCGCTGAAGACGTTCCAGAATCCGACCTGCTTGATTCGCCGGGACGGACAGCAGCCACAACTGCCCAAATGATCAACCCTAGAACAACTATCCACAAAATAGGCATAAGAAACATGGTACCATAACCTCCCATCATACCGGGGCCCATCATACCCCAACTTCCGTATTGCCCTCCCCAGAGGATTCCGGGGACTATGGACAGGATAGCCAGAACACCTACGATGATGCCCCCTATTATCAATATTGTCTTTAGATTCTTATCCACAGCTTTCCTCCTTTCCTGATTTGTTAGCAAAGCTCCTGTCTCTATCTTCAAGATACCAAGGAAGTATGGTGAAAGTATGGAGATATGATAGAGTTTTCGTGATCCTTATCTGAAACTCGGGCATAACGCTCCTACTTCATGTATATCCATGGTAACCATACTCATTTGCCATCATAATGAGAGATTATGTCAGGTATATTTGTATCGCTTTCAGCGGGCAAGCGACAACGCACTTGGCGCAGCCCCGGCAAACGGAGGGGTCAGGCATTGGCGCCTCATAGGGCATTTCCTGTTTCAGCAACCTGTGGGGACACGCCAGAACCGCGGCACATGTACCGCTATCACAAAGTTCCGGGAGACACTTTTTGTAATCAACCAGGGCCATCTTTCCGGTCATTGCTCCGCTCCGCTAAAAGTACTATCAGTTCAGCCAAAGGTGACCAATTTATCTGAACCAGTAATAACCTCTACCAGTTGTGACATCGTTGAGATAGAGCAAACCCCGGCTTCCTGTTCTCTGGATTTAAGGCAGGTCCCGCAGGCCAGGAGATTACCACCGCCGCTGAGGAACTTCTCCCCCAACTCGGCGATATTGAAAGTCTCGCTCTTGATGCCTACTACCTCCACGCCACTGCCGAGGAGAAAGACGGTCGTCTCATTTCCCTGGCTAATACTCTCATTGGCCAGGCGCAGCGCGTTCCAGGCTGTTTCCGCATCATTGCTGTTAATGATGATCGCCAGTTTCATCTTTAGTTAGCCTCCCTGAAGTCTTTCAGAGGTCACGGCCACTACTGTCTGGCTGCTGTTTTCTTGGATAAGGGCCGCATCCTGCCTGATCTGCTCAAATAATATTTCCCGCAATAAATCGAAGGCTTCAATAAGAAGGCGGGGATTAGCTATACGGTAGTAGACCATGTTTCCCTCTTTCCTTGAGACAAGGATACGGCGTTCCCGCATCATGCTCAGGTGTTGGGACAGGTTAGCCGGCGCTAGTTCAAGCCTGACGCTGAGTTCACCGGCGCTCATCTCACCATCTCGAAGGGCATTAATCAGTTCCAGCCGCTTCGGATGAGAGAAGACCTTGCACATCTCGGCATGATAAGTATAAACTTGCTCTTCCATAAGTCCGGTTACCTGCCCGAAAGATTCTGGTACTTTAGAATTTAATAAATATCTAAATAATCCCTGAAATTATTATAATCATACTGTCCGGGGTCTGTCAATAGCCGGCGTCAGCTTTAAGTGGTTTGAGTTCCCCTTATCCTGGCATTTTTATCTTTAGTCCGGCGGTTCTTAGTTACTGGTCGGCTATTGAATAATTGTTTTTTCGTGATATACTGTACATAATCAACAGGTGGCTTTGGCTCAGAGTGTTCGTTTGGGAAATATCAGGGGGGTTATGATTTGAAAGGGAAAGACTTGCTTTCAATATCTGACCTCAGCGGTGATGATATCCTCTCCTTCATCTCTGATACTGTCGATATCAAAGCCAAGGGATGGCTTTCTTTACTGGAGCGGAAGACCTTAGCCCTCATTTTTGAAAAGCCCTCATTAAGGACCCGGGTGAGTTTTGAGGTAGCTATGGGAGGACTGGGTGGTCAGACCATCTATCTGTCTCCGGCAGAGGTTGGGCTGGGGGAACGGGAGTCAGTCCCGGATGTGGCCCGGGTGCTCAGCCGCTACGTAGATGTTATCGCCGCGCGCACCTTTTCCCACGAGACTCTGGGAATTATGGCCACCTATGCCACGGTACCCGTAGTGAACGCTCTCTCTGACCGGGAACACCCCTGCCAGGCACTGGCCGACCTGCTCACCATCTATGAGAAAAAGGATGATTTAGCGGGCTTGACCCTGGCTTTCATTGGCGATGGCAATAATGTAGCCAACAGCCTGCTGCTGGCGGCGGCATTAACCGGAATGAATTTCAGAATAGCTTCCCCACCCGGTTACACAGTTCAGCCGGAAATATGGCAACTGGCTGAGGACTATGCCGCCTCCAGCGGTGGCGAAATATTCAGCGCCGAGGACCCGGATCTTGCGGTCAGTGGCGCCGACGTCGTCTATACTGATGTCTGGACGAGTATGGGGCAGGAAGCAGAGGCGCTGGAACGCCAGCGCGTGTTCGCTAATTACCGGGTAGATAGTAAGCTCCTGTCTCTGGCTAAAGATGATGCCATATTGATGCACCCGTTACCGGCTCACCGGGGGCAGGAAGTGGCTGAGGGCATTCTGGATAGTCCGCAGTCGGTAGTCTTTGACCAGGCGGAGAACCGGATGCACGTGCAGAAGGCGCTGTTAGCCCACCTGCTGGGCGGTCTGTCCAGGCCGCTGGCTGGCTATCATTAGGGGGAATGATATGCGTAAGTTAAGGATTTTGAGTACGATAGTAGAGTGGGGCTGGTCTCCCCTGTTAATCGCGGTGCTGGCTCTGCTTGGTTATTTCTACGAGTGGCCAATCTGGCTTCTGGCGGGAGCTATGGGTGTGATTCTGGTGATCGGGTTGGTGGCGGCGGTGATTAAAGCCAGGGAAGGTGATATGGAACGCGCATCCCTGAAGCTGCGCCAGCTGTCCGGGTATTTTAACCGGCGTTTCATGGGTAACTCTTCCCTGTCCATCTTTGTCATCATCGATGGCCTGTTTAATATTGATAATCCCAGACTGTGGGATTGGGCGCGGGGTTGTGATATGGCGCAGCGAGTTTTTAATAACTGGGGCAATAGCTTTATTGACCGCATGGAAAGCGATGCCAGGACAGGCCGGTTCAGTGTTTACCTGCGTACCTATCTCAACGAGTTGTGGTTGCTTAACACTAACTATTATGAATTCGTCGAGCAGTTTCACGAGTTAGCCCTGACTATTGAGCTCCCAAAGGAGACGGTAGACCAGTTTAACCGGTTTGTCATGGAGTATAATGCCTTTGTCCAGAATCTGAGGGATATTATTACCGACCTGAAAAAGATTGCCCGGAGCGAGATTGAAGCTCCCAGTGTGAAACTGACCCAGGAATTACCAAGGATGAAACCACCCGTTCAGACCAGTG
This genomic window contains:
- a CDS encoding rhodanese-like domain-containing protein encodes the protein MTGTKRKYFGALALLVVFGLVMAAGCAQTGAQVISPQEATALIQENGNNPDFIIIDVRTPQEYNDGHIVGSVNIDFYAADFRDRISALDRSKTYLIYCQSGNRSGQSRGMMVELGFEKIYDIGGGIVAWRAAGLPTVK
- a CDS encoding histidine phosphatase family protein codes for the protein MTKIILARHGETAWNVEEIFRGRADVDLNATGINQAELLAEFLNKADIEAVYSGPLQRALKTAEAIAHHHNLRVEIASGLNDLDFGKWQGLPSKQVKERYPQLYDEWVNTPHRVKIPEAESLDAVRQRALSLVDEVIARHIGIVVLVSHRVVNKVLICALLGLDNSHFWNIRQDNCGITTFSHERGRFVLTGHNDTSFLAPLSQAPLSDF
- a CDS encoding GIY-YIG nuclease family protein — translated: MAGKGSYILLISLPGEQAISVGSLKTVCFPRGYYAYVGSALGGYKARLNRHLRADKRPRWHIDYLLREASINEMALCPTTDRVECAMARALSQQFDSIPGFGCSDCRCCSHLFFTADNEELKAEVISIIKRLGIKPVVI
- a CDS encoding DUF4342 domain-containing protein — its product is MTEKYTVSGSQVVEKVKQLIHEGNIRRVRLLHEGRTVIEIPLSIGAPATAIAIIAAPLLAALGAFAALVTECTIEVEKMEDKE
- a CDS encoding SHOCT domain-containing protein, with amino-acid sequence MDKNLKTILIIGGIIVGVLAILSIVPGILWGGQYGSWGMMGPGMMGGYGTMFLMPILWIVVLGLIIWAVVAAVRPGESSRSDSGTSSALEVLKKRYARGEIDKEEFEEKKKDLI
- a CDS encoding 4Fe-4S binding protein — translated: MTGKMALVDYKKCLPELCDSGTCAAVLACPHRLLKQEMPYEAPMPDPSVCRGCAKCVVACPLKAIQIYLT
- a CDS encoding DsrE family protein — its product is MKLAIIINSNDAETAWNALRLANESISQGNETTVFLLGSGVEVVGIKSETFNIAELGEKFLSGGGNLLACGTCLKSREQEAGVCSISTMSQLVEVITGSDKLVTFG
- a CDS encoding metalloregulator ArsR/SmtB family transcription factor, whose amino-acid sequence is MEEQVYTYHAEMCKVFSHPKRLELINALRDGEMSAGELSVRLELAPANLSQHLSMMRERRILVSRKEGNMVYYRIANPRLLIEAFDLLREILFEQIRQDAALIQENSSQTVVAVTSERLQGG
- the argF gene encoding ornithine carbamoyltransferase, whose protein sequence is MKGKDLLSISDLSGDDILSFISDTVDIKAKGWLSLLERKTLALIFEKPSLRTRVSFEVAMGGLGGQTIYLSPAEVGLGERESVPDVARVLSRYVDVIAARTFSHETLGIMATYATVPVVNALSDREHPCQALADLLTIYEKKDDLAGLTLAFIGDGNNVANSLLLAAALTGMNFRIASPPGYTVQPEIWQLAEDYAASSGGEIFSAEDPDLAVSGADVVYTDVWTSMGQEAEALERQRVFANYRVDSKLLSLAKDDAILMHPLPAHRGQEVAEGILDSPQSVVFDQAENRMHVQKALLAHLLGGLSRPLAGYH